The uncultured Sphaerochaeta sp. genome includes the window TGTACCGGTATCTATCTCATCTTTATAGATGAGCGATTCATCAGTATCTTGCATGACTATCAAAGCGTACTGTAATAATGCAGATTTAATCTGAGCTGTTCGTTCGAAGAAGTCTTCCTGGTTGGCTACCATTTTCAAGTATTGTAATAATTTTGTAGCAAACTTTTTATTATCATCAGCAGACACAAACGGATCAATGATCAGTTCACAAGTATACGAAATATCAATTTCTTTGAGATCATTTTCTGAAAATACAAAGCCCCCCTCTTCGCCCCGAATTTGCGCCTTCAGATCAGATACGAGTCTGTTCATGACAATAGGAGATTCAACAACGAGCGTATAAGACGTTTCACAATCGAAGGATATCTGTGTTTCTATTTGATTATGGATTAGTCTCATAAAATCACCAACCTCCTCATGTCTGAAAGAGTATCAGACTGGACTTCCCCTACGATGAACTCAATGTTCTCATATTGCTTTTCACTAATCACCATAACCTGAACGATACCTTCCTTGACTTCTTGACTACGTATTTGTGACTTCAAGAATTGCGCTGCAGTTGGATTCAATACCAGCTTTGAATAGATTGATTCCTGCAACATGACAAAACCTGTACCAATCAGCCATTTTCGAAACTTCCGATATGCTTTCCGTTGTGGCCGTGTTAAAACAGGGAGGTCAAACATTACAATCACTCTCATAAACCGATGCCTATTCATATTCCATACACTGAATCAAAT containing:
- the csn2 gene encoding type II-A CRISPR-associated protein Csn2; translation: MRLIHNQIETQISFDCETSYTLVVESPIVMNRLVSDLKAQIRGEEGGFVFSENDLKEIDISYTCELIIDPFVSADDNKKFATKLLQYLKMVANQEDFFERTAQIKSALLQYALIVMQDTDESLIYKDEIDTGTLLKVFSFMFDFSDPSPIENLVTYVKVANKYLAKSLFVFVNMRSFFTNEELSYLIDTVHGMKCNILFLENVCPKLFEDKEKYSIIDIDQCEIF
- the cas2 gene encoding CRISPR-associated endonuclease Cas2, with protein sequence MRVIVMFDLPVLTRPQRKAYRKFRKWLIGTGFVMLQESIYSKLVLNPTAAQFLKSQIRSQEVKEGIVQVMVISEKQYENIEFIVGEVQSDTLSDMRRLVIL